The following proteins come from a genomic window of Lolium rigidum isolate FL_2022 chromosome 5, APGP_CSIRO_Lrig_0.1, whole genome shotgun sequence:
- the LOC124656907 gene encoding uncharacterized protein LOC124656907 — translation MAAASDSGGGSKRRRTDDEGDQGIGNTEAATEEEEDRISALPEALRLHILGLLPYKSAVRTGALSTQWRALWTRRWPEPSSLDLRLDTLTAAPPILQSLERLSHRRFDRFSLSFQIRNGELKPDGVQRILDYAAACSVADLSVDNAHRAFAFLFKLRLPPGDPYLTRLALAGILVGLSKPFSAQSHTFSALEAISLHGVKLSDYTVENLVAASPLLHTLELCYCEGLRFISVAAAGSQLRSLTIAECEWVRDVYTMEASTLRSFRYSGCYIRALTIPATCALADLYICFGGSAGHSREDRPGTPIFCFGWPPEVPRNWLQALTNLSDLTVLTLCSSALRRVSAKARERSLAGSAAPCKLQNLRELQLLMFAMYDSNLQDIYVFLVACCPSLLERLFLELPTNSHYYRPDLEPSESEDELLEPVEELPGKEPPEEDGPEEESSEEEEELLEEEASEEMESEEDWSDEELSDGGKSEEEPMKGFLENLKLLKMTNFKGSDNEMTLARLVLRNSTSLNQLLLFTSRSDRPEWLREKHVDTSGILEKILPLKKAWPNAQIILGESDGDAVQPLHRKVYARMPEPIPLVDLSRLTDADEADKLRAALQTWGLFLATNHGIEDSLMDAMMSASREFFRQPIKEKKKCSNLVVEGKPFEVEGYGNDKIGSQDQILDWNDRLHLKLEPEDERNFAKWPTHPESFRDVLHEYALKTKRVRDLILRSIAKLVEIDEDYFVNQISDKASGFARFNYYPPCPRPDLVLGLKPHSDGGLVTILFVDEDVGGLQVQRDGKWYNVPAKPYTLVINLADCMEIMNNGIFRSPVHRVVTNAEKERLSLAVFYAVDKETMLEPAPGLLDEKRPSRYRKLKANDFVLGLFEHFSRGTRFIETLKI, via the exons ATGGCGGCGGCGTCCGATTCCGGTGGTGGTTCGAAGAGGCGGCGGACGGACGATGAAGGGGATCAAGGAATCGGCAACACGGAGGccgcgacggaggaggaggaggaccgcatcTCGGCGCTGCCGGAGGCGCTGCGGCTGCACATCCTCGGCCTCCTCCCGTACAAATCCGCCGTCCGCACGGGCGCGCTCTCCACCCAGTGGCGCGcgctctggacgcgccgctggccgGAGCCCTCCTCGCTAGACCTCCGGCTCGACACCCTcaccgccgcgccgccgatcCTCCAGTCCCTGGAACGGCTCAGCCACCGGCGCTTCGACCGGTTCTCCCTCTCCTTTCAGATCCGCAACGGGGAGCTCAAGCCCGACGGCGTCCAGCGCATCCTGGACTACGCCGCcgcctgctccgtcgccgacctCAGCGTGGACAACGCCCACCGCGCCTTCGCCTTTCTTTTCAAGCTCCGCCTGCCGCCAGGTGACCCCTACCTCACGCGCCTCGCCCTCGCCGGCATTCTCGTCGGCCTCTCCAAGCCCTTCTCCGCTCAATCCCACACCTTCTCCGCCCTGGAGGCCATTTCTCTCCACGGCGTCAAGCTCTCCGACTACACCGTCGAAAACCTGGTGGCCGCGTCCCCTCTCCTCCACACCCTCGAGCTGTGCTACTGCGAGGGCCTCCGGTTCATCAGCGTCGCGGCCGCCGGATCGCAGCTCAGGAGCCTCACCATCGCGGAGTGCGAATGGGTGAGGGACGTTTACACCATGGAGGCGTCCACCCTTCGCTCCTTCCGATACAGCGGCTGCTACATCCGCGCCCTGACAATCCCAGCTACCTGCGCGCTCGCCGACCTCTACATATGCTTTGGTGGATCTGCTGGTCACTCCCGGGAGGACAGGCCAGGCACCCCAATCTTCTGCTTTGGCTGGCCTCCTGAGGTGCCAAGGAACTGGCTTCAGGCACTCACCAACCTCTCCGACCTCACCGTGCTTACCCTCTGCAGCAGCGCCCTGCGG CGAGTGTCCGCCAAGGCTCGAGAAAGATCATTGGCCGGAAGTGCTGCACCGTGCAAATTGCAGAATCTGAGAGAGCTGCAGCTGCTCATGTTTGCGATGTATGACAGCAACCTGCAGGACATCTACGTTTTCCTCGTCGCCTGCTGCCCCTCTCTATTAGAGAGACTGTTTTTGGAG CTTCCAACAAATAGTCACTATTATCGGCCAGATTTAGAACCATCAGAATCAGAGGATGAGCTACTAGAGCCAGTGGAGGAGCTGCCAGGGAAAGAACCACCTGAGGAAGATGGGCCAGAGGAAGAGTCatcagaagaggaagaggagctgcTAGAGGAAGAGGCATCGGAGGAAATGGAATCAGAGGAAGACTGGTCAGATGAAGAGCTATCTGATGGGGGGAAATCAGAGGAAGAGCCAATGAAGGGTTTCCTTGAGAACCTTAAGTTGCTCAAGATGACGAATTTCAAGGGGAGCGACAATGAGATGACACTAGCAAGGCTTGTGTTGAGAAACTCTACTAGTCTCAACCAATTGCTACTATTTACATCGAGGAGTGATCGACCAGAATGGCTCCGGGAAAAGCATGTGGACACATCCGGTATTCTTGAAAAAATATTGCCTCTCAAAAAGGCCTGGCCAAATGCCCAGATAATTCTGGGTGAGTCTGACGGTGATGCAGTCCAGCCATTGCATAGGAAAGTCTATGCCCGC ATGCCAGAGCCCATCCCTCTCGTCGATCTTAGCCGTCTGACGGACGCAGACGAGGCCGACAAGCTCCGGGCAGCTCTGCAGACCTGGGGCCTCTTTCTG GCCACGAACCATGGAATCGAAGACTCTCTTATGGACGCCATGATGAGCGCGTCCAGAGAGTTCTTTCGGCAACCGATCAAAGAGAAGAAGAAATGCAGCAACTTGGTGGTGGAGGGCAAGCCCTTCGAGGTGGAAGGGTATGGAAATGACAAAATAGGAAGCCAGGATCAGATCCTGGACTGGAACGACCGGTTGCATCTGAAACTGGAGCCAGAAGATGAGAGGAATTTTGCTAAATGGCCTACTCACCCGGAATCTTTCAG GGATGTGCTACATGAGTACGCGCTAAAAACTAAGAGAGTAAGAGACCTTATCTTGCGATCAATAGCAAAGCTCGTGGAGATTGATGAGGATTACTTCGTCAACCAAATATCAGACAAGGCTTCCGGGTTTGCTAGATTCAACTACTACCCTCCATGTCCCAGGCCCGACCTTGTTTTGGGCCTCAAGCCTCACTCTGATGGTGGTCTTGTTACCATCCTTTTTGTCGACGAAGATGTCGGTGGTTTGCAAGTTCAGAGAGATGGAAAATGGTACAATGTTCCAGCCAAGCCTTACACATTGGTGATTAACTTGGCAGACTGCATGGAG ATAATGAATAACGGAATCTTTAGGAGCCCAGTTCATAGAGTGGTGACGAATGCCGAGAAGGAGAGGCTTTCACTGGCCGTGTTTTATGCCGTGGATAAAGAAACTATGCTCGAGCCAGCACCTGGTTTGCTAGATGAGAAGCGACCATCAAGATATAGAAAACTAAAAGCCAATGATTTCGTGCTTGggttatttgaacatttttctcgGGGGACAAGATTCATCGAGACCCTCAAGATATAA